The following proteins come from a genomic window of Misgurnus anguillicaudatus chromosome 10, ASM2758022v2, whole genome shotgun sequence:
- the LOC129449276 gene encoding uncharacterized protein: protein MVGETLLEDYRKIRQLVFGNGLVMNETSLQLVEVNQNTLINWFNERKIDQQVSLLVRGLDLPHPIPEAQEPLQDAKRLRTELQQPMQLHQYKLPDSTAGQAKQRVISIRQPGASLQMVSTGFQSVPLLQYVPMVQGMPMVQGMPVIHGVQMVQGMPLMQPVLQPAFVQGTTSQPAPPGPSQGAMPKRPYKRTVEANTCKKCGHFKIAETGHSQYRGKVYCPQTETVSKEVWLENMRRISKYVGKVYHS, encoded by the coding sequence ATGGTAGGGGAAACACTGCTAGAAGACTATCGCAAGATAAGGCAGCTTGTGTTTGGCAATGGCTTGGTGATGAACGAAACGTCATTGCAGCTGGTGGAGGTTAACCAGAATACCCTGATTAACTGGTTCAACGAAAGAAAGATAGACCAGCAAGTGTCACTGCTAGTTCGAGGCCTTGATTTGCCTCATCCCATCCCTGAAGCTCAGGAGCCTCTTCAGGATGCGAAACGGTTACGAACTGAGCTGCAGCAACCAATGCAGCTGCACCAGTACAAGCTACCAGATAGCACAGCAGGACAGGCAAAGCAAAGAGTAATATCTATTAGGCAGCCTGGAGCATCACTGCAAATGGTGTCAACAGGTTTCCAAAGTGTGCCGTTGCTCCAGTATGTGCCAATGGTGCAGGGAATGCCAATGGTGCAGGGCATGCCGGTAATTCATGGTGTGCAAATGGTGCAGGGCATGCCACTTATGCAGCCAGTTTTACAGCCAGCATTTGTCCAAGGCACCACCTCACAGCCAGCTCCACCAGGTCCTAGTCAAGGAGCTATGCCCAAGAGACCCTACAAGCGAACAGTAGAGGCGAACACTTGCAAGAAGTGTGGCCATTTTAAGATTGCTGAAACTGGGCATAGCCAATACAGGGGCAAGGTGTACTGTCCCCAGACTGAGACTGTGTCCAAAGAGGTGTGGTTGGAGAATATGCGTAGAATCTCCAAATATGTTGGTAAAGTTTACCATTCTTAa
- the LOC129449167 gene encoding uncharacterized protein: MPLCVSLILSKHYCLFTGTSANSLNFQIYLLEGLNRWNQDREAASLSSGPSALCSYTGELIYCVNRNYEKLFGKKVVPTFHPPSCYTGELIGVQYLFQQTGRALQDMNPDSEQMAELIEELDVEEREEDEGSFDINEDHTIRDPEAVLSPPFTMTTSPSTLVASSATSIQASICTSLVLLTRDPSQSPTALSPVHVEPGDTGQDDDDDDEMAVDSQNVPGFQHVDRLAEYLVELRKCTALSLTNQEAETIIGLWQNLDAFDKWRVVYRPRFKKRLLTGRFRTPKTPTRTPGVESTTRCVLGASSAPAQWPDCCRLVETIFIRLCT, from the exons ATGCCtttgtgtgtttctttaatACTATCTAAACACTATTGTCTCTTTACAGGTACCAGTGCCAACAGTCTTAACTTTCAGATTTATCTGCTGGAGGGACTAAACAGGTGGAATCAGGACCGGGAGGCTGCTTCCTTGTCATCAGGACCATCAGCTTTGTGCAGCTACACCGGAGAACTTATTTACTGCGTAAACAGAAATTATGAAAAGCTGTTTGGCAAGAAAGTGGTCCCCACATTTCATCCACCTTCATGTTACACTG gtGAACTTATTGGAGTGCAGTATTTATTCCAGCAGACTGGTCGGGCACTGCAGGACATGAACCCAGACTCTGAGCAGATGGCAGAGCTTATAGAGGAACTTGATGtggaggagagggaggaagatGAAGGGTCCTTTGACATCAATGAGGATCACACAATAAGAGATCCAGAGGCTGTTCTGTCACCGCCCTTCACCATGACAACGAGTCCCTCTACCTTGGTTGCAAGCAGTGCCACATCTATCCAGGCCTCCATATGTACTTCACTGGTTCTTCTGACACGTGACCCCTCACAGTCTCCAACTGCTCTCTCACCTGTTCACGTGGAGCCTGGAGATACTGGtcaggatgatgatgatgatgatgaaatg gCTGTTGACTCCCAGAACGTGCCAGGATTCCAGCATGTGGACAGGCTGGCAGAATATCTGGTCGAGCTTCGGAAATGCACAGCCCTCAGCCTGACTAACCAGGAAGCAGAAACAATTATTGGACTTTGGCAAAACCTGGATGCCTTTGACAAGTGGCGGGTGGTGTATCGACCTCGATTTAAGAAGAGACTGCTGACTGGACGCTTCAGAACACCAAAGACGCCCACTCGCACCCCTGGAGTAGAGAGCACCACCAGATGCGTGCTAGGTGCAAGCAGCGCACCTGCTCAGTGGCCTGACTGTTGCCGTCTGGTGGAAACCATTTTCATCAGGCTATGC acataa